One genomic segment of Vulpes vulpes isolate BD-2025 chromosome 2, VulVul3, whole genome shotgun sequence includes these proteins:
- the CHMP6 gene encoding charged multivesicular body protein 6: MGNLFGRKKQSRVTEQDKAVLQLKQQRDKLKQYQKRITQQLEREREIARQLLRDGKKDRAKLLLKKKRYREQLLDKTENQISSLETMVQSIEFTQIEMKVVEGLQIGNECLKKMHQVMSIEEVERILEETQEAVEYQRQIDELLAGSFTQEDEDAILEELNAITQEQIKLPEVPSEPLPAKEPEKVPIKARPKQVDLVAAS, from the exons ATGGGCAACCTGTTCGGCCGCAAGAAGCAGAGCCGGGTCACCGAGCAGGACAAGGCCGTGCTG CAACTAAAGCAGCAGCGGGATAAGCTGAAGCAGTACCAGAAGAGGATCACCCAGCAGCTGGAGAGGGAGCGGGAGATCGCGAGGCAGCTCCTGCGGGACGGGAAGAAGGA CCGCGCCAAGCTGCTGCTCAAGAAGAAGCGGTATCGGGAGCAGCTTCTGGACAAGACAGAGAACCAGATCAGCAGCCTGGAAACGATG GTCCAGAGCATTGAGTTCACCCAGATTGAAATGAAGGTGGTGGAAGGGCTGCAGATCGGAAACGAGTGTCTGAAGAAGATGCACCAG GTGATGTCCATAGAAGAAGTGGAGCGGATACTGGAGGAGACCCAGGAAGCCGTGGAGTACCAGCGG CAAATAGATGAACTATTGGCAGGAAGCTTCACTCAGGAGGATGAAGATGCCATCCTGGAGGAGCTGAATGCAATTACTCAG GAGCAGATAAAGCTCCCAGAGGTTCCTTCGGAGCCGCTTCCCGCAAAGGAACCAG AAAAAGTTCCCATCAAGGCCAGGCCCAAGCAGGTGGACCTGGTGGCAGCCTCCTAA